CTCCTCCTTAGGGAAGTCCACGAGACTTGAGCTTTGATCCTGGCAGGAGCCGAACTCACAATTTGTTAGACACGTTTGCACCCGCGGCTGAAATTTGTATATTTCATATACCAGTCCCAAAAGTGGATTTTTCTCTTATAAATAAAGCCCTGTCAGGAGTACGACACTCTGACTTTAGGTCATAGTGACAGGATGTTCTGAGTTTTGAGCTCCTACTAGGACATCAGCCAGGACAGGAAGAGGGGAGAAGACGGGAGgtgagacagagaggagcagatcCATCTCCAGGACGCTCTTACCTCTTACTGATGCGGTAGTGGGCTGTCTCCAGGACACCGGTGACGGGGTTGGAGATAGTGGCTCGAAGCAGCTGTGAAGCCAACCGGCCCATGGTTACAGGGAGAAACACAACGACTCCCTGGTTCTCTGAATAACGGCTAGAGAGCCGCCTTTAAAAACCTGCTGCACAGACTAACCTATCTGATTAAAGCCCCGAGTGAGCTAGAGTTCTGACTTAAAGCTGCCGCAGGGACACTAACAGAGGAGCCATCTGAACAGAACCTGGCAAACgcattcacaccccttgaattttcaacattttcccccATGTAGTGTCTTTGTATCGGGTCCCTGTTACTCCAACaccccttaaataaaatccaaggcAATGCACCGCCTTCAAAAGTCTGCATAACAGAGTATGTCATTTGTGGGGAagcttttctccagcagggacAAGGAAGTTGGTGAGACTGgatgagaagatggatagaGCTAACTACAGGAAAACCCTGGAAGAAAAACCCatgaaagacttgagactggggaggaggttcacctttcTGCAGGAGATCAACCCtcaacacacagccagagctaaaCTCTAAAAGATGAAGCTCAGagtcatgtgttaaaatggtccagtcaaagtctagacctaaatgCAAACTCGGGAATCTGAAGCCAGACGTAAACACTGATGTCCTTTGCagatgctccacatccagcccCACTGAGCTTTAGTTACTCAGCACAGACGTACCGTAAACAATTACAGCAGTGAAAGGTGGATCCGCAAAGCAGTGACTAAGatgggctaaaaaaaaactgcatgccacacttttcagattgtatttatgaaaaaattGTAACGGACACATCCGTTGGGAGTGTGTGGATGGGAGGGGCCAAAAACGTAgaaaagttcaagaggtgtAAATACTCTTCGCAAGGTACCTTTGACGACATGTCAGCTCCTGCACTGAGGCGGTGATTGGCTCATTAACAGCAGTGCTGGCGAGGCAGAACCAAGCGGGCGACCTTTCCGGTGCGCGAACAGGCAGACGGTAAAAACCAGCGAACATCTCCTCACCCTGGGTTTGGCCAACTCCTTCACCTTCTCCATGTCTCTGTCCGACACAATGTCGTGGTAACGGACGATGTGAGGGCTGTCCCACTCGTCCTCCTGCTTCAGCGGTCCGATCACAAACCTCGGGTGCCGAGCGTTGTCGTAGTAACGGCAGAAGAGACGGCTCTGCCTGCGAGGAGTCTGACAGGACGGAGGCAGAAGCTGAGGCCTAGCTGATGACGCGATGCGGACCTTTCTGAGCTCGTTTCTGTCGGCTCACCATGCGTATGCCCTCGCCGCGGCACAGCTTCTCGTACTGCTTCCTCTCTGGCAGGTAGTCGTCACGGCGGCCTCGGCTCTCCCTCCTCGTCCTCTGCCTCTCCTCCTCGTCATCCTGGCCCACTAGCTTGTTCTGTTTGGATAGCTGGTACTCGAAGTACTTCAGGTTCCCGTTAGCCCGCTGGTGTGATGGGTCtaaccaaacagaaccagaacattaGGTCGGCGAGGGGGGACCCTAGCCTCAATGCTTTTTaacaacacactgcaaaaatatgactaaaaataagttaagttttcttgaaatgagtgtatttgtccttgatttgagcagcaagttttaatgagcaactcatctccatcatcctttttcaagtgtagtttatcaaactatcttattttaggtgcaaaaatactcattccattggcatatcatcttatttatcagctcaaattaaggatcaatacactaatttcaagacattttttacttatttttaattaagttttttcAGTGCACATAAAATAACTACCATAAATTCCCTAGGCACAGTGAAAAAACGGACCATAGGTATGGTTACTTATGATGGGACACTAAACATCAAAATCCTGTTCTTATAATTGAAGATTGAATGTTTGCACTGTAGTAATCATGTGTAGagcaaatgaaaatgaaaatgaaaaaaaaaaaaagcaaccatatAACGTTCACAGAATAttatgcaaagaaagacaaGGGAGCTCAATTTGAAGAGCTGTAAAAGATCATCTCGCCTTTGCATGTCAGGCTTGGGAGTCACCTTATGAAACAATATTGAAGGGTCAAATTAATTATgaatgcattaaaataaaaaaaaatctccagcagatATAGacattattattcttaaaaaaatgatTGTATTTGTAAGACTAACCAATGAATTTAGGGAGAAGTTAAAAGAAGGCTCTGCTCCATCCAATTCCTATTTTAACAGGTCATGTCTCATTGTGTAATCTTTCCAAATGTTATATTGTATATATTCTATATAAcatatttattcttattttactcAACCTTAATGTgttatttaacaatattttaaataaataaataaataaataaaagtgtaaagGTCACATGACATGCCGGTAATCTAAAAAGCACATAATACTGTAAATGGAATACAAATATTATTAGATATTACAATTCAGAATGAAAATTCAGAAAACtgaatcaaattaaataaaaatcatgtcTCAGTTATTGAAATCAAATAAgcaatattaaaataaagtaactgtcagcagaaaatataaatatcctTCCAAAAATATcctttaaaaatgaaagcaattgTTCCACTAATAAACTATTTGTAACTCATCTTAATAGGCATCTTTTATGTCATTACAGGTTATTTCAGGTTTATCTTTAAGCTATCAATTATTAATTGTAATAACTTGTTTggaacaaatatttcaaataaactaaaactttattaagagatttaatatttattaaaccaaTAAGTAAATTAACCAAACCATTTTGTGAAGGTGAATAAATATATCTACTAAAGTTAttcaattaatattttttaaataataaagtcattacattttaatacatttaataactaattattttattaatacttCTGTATTTATCTACACATGGGAAATAAACcccttaaaatgtatttgatatccatgtgaaataaattacattttattattctaaataatttacaaacatctttgtgTAAAAACTGCATATAAGCaacattaaaggtgcatagccacattatttgacctTTCAAAATGCATACGTCAGAAACTCACTCTAGTTGCACACATTTCTATGAAAGATCATTACGTCCTGCTGGCgcattagttattattttggtgtttaatgctttctttttgctcaatttgttagtaaataaagccttacGGGTTTATTTTACGACACTAACGGAAGTACATACTGCGATGCCTAGCAGGGTTTAAATCAAGGAAGTGGCTAatagctattagcatctcccaaagaaacaatacaaaatggtccaagatccagtgaataAAAGCGCAGAAAATATGAtttcaagagggaaaagactggaatgttgctTGGAATACAGTATggtggtgttcactgaagtggacCCTAAACCTGCCGATCGCTCCGATGTAATCGcggagttgactgacgtgagtaaaagttctgatatgaggctcttaaagtttttgtagattaatttatttaattaataacggttggtatTTGATCACGGCGAGCTGACGCTTTATTGccaggcattgcagagggtcagtctcggtctggcattatttacaattgatttataaattaagcaaaccggcattaagATAGTTCTGAGATACTGTCTCTAGATGGCGCCATTTCTATTTACATTTGTTAAACGTGCCTGAGAGCAAATAATTTTTCAGCTCAAAAAGAcgatcaaaacactatcaagatggtggcttggtgtatataaccttattttattatgataaaactgttttttgggctttttttatAAGTATATTACATGACTATATACACCTTTAAACCTGCTTTATGTAACATTCCAATTCCCTGACTCAGTCGGAAGAGCAGTTTGGAATCTGGTTCTGGTGGTACCCACCAAGCTCCAGGAGCCTTTTAGTGAAGTCAAGCGCTCTCTccagctccccctgctggtaGACGGAGTAGCTCAGGTAGTCCAGGATGGCTGCGGCGTCCACGGTGCTGGACTCCTCCCCCTGGTCCAGCTGCTTTAAGGCCTGAGCCATCCACAGCTCCGTGTGGTAATAATCCACCTCAGAATACGCCACCTTTCCCAGATCGTAGCAGTCTTCTACGGTGAGACCGCTGCTCACCGTGGCCACCGAGGACGAGCCTAAAAAACATTGAACAGGAGAGCTGCCATCAGCACGGAGGTTGTTGAATCGCCGGTATCAGCGCTGATCTGAAATCAGGCGGACCGGGCAGCTGTCCGCTCGAGATGGTCTCCGTGTCCAGCTTGTAGGTGTCTTGCAGCCTCATCAGAGCTTTTGCTGCTCCTGTCTGGTCGTCGTCGTTCGGGAAGTGCTGCCTCTGGATGGTGAGGTTGGAGACAAACGCTGGAAGacaggagaaaaataaacaattgaaaACTAGTTGCATTTTAGCCAAACCAACTTTTTAACCGAAACCAGACAACATTTACCCCAACGGTGTTTGTAGAATGGTAAAAAGtagtataaataaaactgaataattaaaaatacatgcaTCAGTAAGAGCACATTGACTTAAAGCACATGAACATAAACCCAAGTATCATTTGTAAAACAATAGAAAgcaatgttttgcttttcaggAATTGTCcattacagaaaaaaaccccagagaaaacaaaagatgCCCAAATATTGAGCCCTGTGGGACGCCAGATGAGACTAGAGAAGATATGGATCAGTCTGAACAGCACAAAAGACTCGATACAATCTGAAGCACGCCTATCTTTCCTAGTTGAATCCTAGACTTTCATGATCCACTGTGTTGAAAGCAGCTTCTAAATCTACGAGAACCAGGACCTTTGGATCTCTAGCCGGCAGGATGCCATTAAAAAGTTTATGCAGATTCTGTTGAAGAAAACCAAACCCTGATTGAAAAACCTATAGAGTAAATGCTCTAAAAATGCTCTCAGCTGGCTGGATTTATGTTACACTGGTTCACAGCTTCAACATTCAAACTGCATGGTTTCCTTTTCTTTACAGATGGCTTTAGGGACGATCTAGCGGGGAAGTT
Above is a genomic segment from Fundulus heteroclitus isolate FHET01 chromosome 10, MU-UCD_Fhet_4.1, whole genome shotgun sequence containing:
- the LOC105937661 gene encoding prolyl 4-hydroxylase subunit alpha-1 isoform X1 codes for the protein MKLRHCCTSLLLLFTSISAHSDFFTSIGHMTDLLFMEKDLVSSLKDYIRAEEDRLQRLKRWADKLDVLSTAGSQDPEGFLGHPVNAFKLIKRLNTEWTELESLVLTDLSDAFVSNLTIQRQHFPNDDDQTGAAKALMRLQDTYKLDTETISSGQLPGSSSVATVSSGLTVEDCYDLGKVAYSEVDYYHTELWMAQALKQLDQGEESSTVDAAAILDYLSYSVYQQGELERALDFTKRLLELDPSHQRANGNLKYFEYQLSKQNKLVGQDDEEERQRTRRESRGRRDDYLPERKQYEKLCRGEGIRMTPRRQSRLFCRYYDNARHPRFVIGPLKQEDEWDSPHIVRYHDIVSDRDMEKVKELAKPRLLRATISNPVTGVLETAHYRISKSAWLGAYEHPVVDKINRRIEDITGLDVSTAEELQVANYGVGGQYEPHFDFGRKDEPDAFEELGTGNRIATWLLYMSDVQAGGATVFTDIGAAVKPKKGSAVFWFNLYPSGEGDYRTRHAACPVLLGNKWVSNKWIHERGQEFRRRCGLHWTD